One window of the Cryptomeria japonica chromosome 7, Sugi_1.0, whole genome shotgun sequence genome contains the following:
- the LOC131036473 gene encoding U-box domain-containing protein 33 isoform X2, which translates to MEISMTTTNQQGAAQFETQEQNEEIIQMETPPFQQKIYIAVGKDLCESMNALKWALENLDCRQEVLVFLLHIQRPLRQIPSAIGKIPVDQVREDIVKGYRKDVEKELNGCLKKYLDICTKAKVKAETLVVEKNGVKTGIVEAVSEFAITRLIMGTSSASGSISRRMKMVAPGKAEYVRSHVMESCDVWIVCKDKLVSHNAQILKSHISRCPENFGRVVGSLPDIRLDLDICNRSNSIFPVTRYSTPSSGEELNGSRIIVATNEVSSESEAADSPEFNVDEGFSRRTFQLAHQGSQDAEALKNYLRDTLEVSQKAKAEGRRETGKCKKAEAAAINANHRFTALEPVSENRVEVKEEENVHFQDSAVHSGPRIEPLTSVLSSSSNNLEFSEYSFDDLKAATCNFSEHFKLGEGASATVYKGEIRQTTVAVKILKKRSLNSQREFHREIDILRDIRHPHLVRAVGACFERGCVIYEYMSNGSLADHLSCKNTAPPLPWHARVRIAAEVFSALQYLHSLKPHPVIHGDLKPENILLDENFVSKISDFGLACPLPHDLPSQLEPKGRFSYRDPEYQTSAEYCTKSDVYSLGIVILRLLTGKRALGLREDVECALQGGKLGLVLDPSAGDWPFLQATQLAYLALQCTDPVRKKRPDLQPTVMKILDRLREVAVPAPNPTKPVEHDQMRSLRILSVPQTPLHSKGRRYKGSPIAEKTYHLWQIT; encoded by the exons ATGGAAATTTCAATGACCACCACAAACCAGCAGGGCGCTGCACAGTTTGAAACACaagaacaaaatgaagaaattaTCCAGATGGAGACTCCTCCTTTTCAGCAGAAAATTTACATTGCTGTTGGAAAAGATCTGTGTGAGAGCATGAATGCACTCAAATGGGCGCTGGAAAATTTGGATTGTAGGCAAGAAGTTTTAGTATTTCTTCTTCATATCCAGCGTCCACTGCGCCAAATACCATCAGCCA TTGGGAAAATTCCTGTGGACCAGGTGAGGGAGGATATCGTGAAGGGCTACAGGAAGGATGTAGAGAAGGAACTCAATGGTTGCCTCAAGAAATACCTTGATATTTGCACCAAAGCCAAG GTGAAAGCAGAGACTTTGGTAGTTGAGAAGAATGGCGTTAAAACAGGAATTGTTGAAGCTGTTTCAGAGTTCGCTATTACCAGGCTTATCATGGGAACATCATCAGCTAGTGGCAGCATATCCAG GAGGATGAAGATGGTAGCACCGGGTAAAGCAGAATATGTCCGAAGTCATGTCATGGAGTCCTGCGACGTGTGGATTGTGTGCAAAGATAAACTCGTATCACATAATG CTCAGATTTTGAAGAGCCATATAAGTCGTTGTCCAGAAAATTTTGGCAGAGTGGTTGGATCGCTGCCAGACATCCGATTGGATCTGGACATCTGCAATCGAAGTAATTCGATTTTTCCGGTCACTAGATATTCAACGCCTTCTTCAGGGGAAGAATTGAACGGCTCGAGGATAATTGTTGCGACGAATGAAGTTTCTTCTGAATCGGAAGCGGCAGACAGTCCTGAGTTTAACGTTGATGAGGGCTTCTCTCGTAGAACTTTCCAGCTGGCGCATCAAGGATCTCAA GATGCTGAAGCCTTGAAAAATTACCTGAGAGATACTTTGGAAGTGAGCCAGAAAGCGAAAGCAGAAGGCCGAAGGGAGACCGGAAAATGCAAGAAAGCAGAAGCGGCTGCCATTAATGCTAATCACAGA TTTACAGCCCTTGAACCTGTTTCAGAAAACAGAGTGGAAGTGAAAGAAGAGGAAAATGTACACTTTCAAGACTCTGCTGTTCATTCGGGGCCGCGGATCGAACCCCTGACCTCCGTTTTGTCCTCCTCGTCAAATAATCTTGAATTTAGCGAATACTCTTTCGACGATCTCAAAGCCGCGACATGTAATTTCTCTGAGCATTTTAAACTCGGAGAAGGAGCCTCTGCTACCGTTTACAAAGGTGAAATAAGACAAACAACTGTTGCAGTCAAAATTCTCAAGAAACGCAGTTTAAATAGCCAGCGAGAGTTCCACCGGGag ATCGATATTTTAAGAGACATACGGCATCCTCACTTGGTGAGGGCTGTGGGAGCCTGTTTCGAGCGAGGCTGTGTAATCTATGAGTATATGTCCAACGGAAGCCTGGCAGATCATCTAAGCTGCAAAAATACGGCTCCGCCACTCCCCTGGCACGCCAGAGTTCGCATCGCCGCCGAAGTCTTCTCTGCATTACAATATCTGCACAGTTTAAAGCCACATCCAGTCATCCATGGCGATCTTAAGCCCGAAAATATACTGCTTGACGAAAATTTTGTAAGCAAAATAAGCGACTTTGGCCTAGCTTGTCCTCTGCCACACGATTTACCCTCACAGTTGGAGCCAAAAGGCAGATTTTCCTACAGGGATCCTGAATACCAGACAAGCGCCGAATACTGTACCAAATCCGACGTTTACAGCCTGGGAATCGTCATTCTTCGGCTTCTGACAGGGAAACGGGCGCTCGGACTCAGAGAGGATGTGGAATGTGCGCTTCAAGGTGGAAAACTGGGGCTGGTTTTGGATCCTTCAGCCGGTGATTGGCCATTTCTGCAGGCTACTCAACTGGCTTATCTTGCCTTACAATGCACGGATCCGGTCAGAAAGAAGCGGCCCGACCTTCAACCGACTGTGATGAAAATTCTTGATCGGCTTCGAGAAGTGGCCGTCCCTGCGCCGAACCCTACCAAGCCCGTCGAACATGATCAAAT GAGATCATTGAGGATCCTATCGGTGCCGCAAACGCCATTACATTCGAAAGGGAGGCGATACAAGGGTAGTCCGATTGCGGAAAAGACATATCATCTATGGCAAATAACTTAG
- the LOC131036473 gene encoding U-box domain-containing protein 33 isoform X1, translating into MEISMTTTNQQGAAQFETQEQNEEIIQMETPPFQQKIYIAVGKDLCESMNALKWALENLDCRQEVLVFLLHIQRPLRQIPSAIGKIPVDQVREDIVKGYRKDVEKELNGCLKKYLDICTKAKVKAETLVVEKNGVKTGIVEAVSEFAITRLIMGTSSASGSISRRMKMVAPGKAEYVRSHVMESCDVWIVCKDKLVSHNAAQILKSHISRCPENFGRVVGSLPDIRLDLDICNRSNSIFPVTRYSTPSSGEELNGSRIIVATNEVSSESEAADSPEFNVDEGFSRRTFQLAHQGSQDAEALKNYLRDTLEVSQKAKAEGRRETGKCKKAEAAAINANHRFTALEPVSENRVEVKEEENVHFQDSAVHSGPRIEPLTSVLSSSSNNLEFSEYSFDDLKAATCNFSEHFKLGEGASATVYKGEIRQTTVAVKILKKRSLNSQREFHREIDILRDIRHPHLVRAVGACFERGCVIYEYMSNGSLADHLSCKNTAPPLPWHARVRIAAEVFSALQYLHSLKPHPVIHGDLKPENILLDENFVSKISDFGLACPLPHDLPSQLEPKGRFSYRDPEYQTSAEYCTKSDVYSLGIVILRLLTGKRALGLREDVECALQGGKLGLVLDPSAGDWPFLQATQLAYLALQCTDPVRKKRPDLQPTVMKILDRLREVAVPAPNPTKPVEHDQMRSLRILSVPQTPLHSKGRRYKGSPIAEKTYHLWQIT; encoded by the exons ATGGAAATTTCAATGACCACCACAAACCAGCAGGGCGCTGCACAGTTTGAAACACaagaacaaaatgaagaaattaTCCAGATGGAGACTCCTCCTTTTCAGCAGAAAATTTACATTGCTGTTGGAAAAGATCTGTGTGAGAGCATGAATGCACTCAAATGGGCGCTGGAAAATTTGGATTGTAGGCAAGAAGTTTTAGTATTTCTTCTTCATATCCAGCGTCCACTGCGCCAAATACCATCAGCCA TTGGGAAAATTCCTGTGGACCAGGTGAGGGAGGATATCGTGAAGGGCTACAGGAAGGATGTAGAGAAGGAACTCAATGGTTGCCTCAAGAAATACCTTGATATTTGCACCAAAGCCAAG GTGAAAGCAGAGACTTTGGTAGTTGAGAAGAATGGCGTTAAAACAGGAATTGTTGAAGCTGTTTCAGAGTTCGCTATTACCAGGCTTATCATGGGAACATCATCAGCTAGTGGCAGCATATCCAG GAGGATGAAGATGGTAGCACCGGGTAAAGCAGAATATGTCCGAAGTCATGTCATGGAGTCCTGCGACGTGTGGATTGTGTGCAAAGATAAACTCGTATCACATAATG CAGCTCAGATTTTGAAGAGCCATATAAGTCGTTGTCCAGAAAATTTTGGCAGAGTGGTTGGATCGCTGCCAGACATCCGATTGGATCTGGACATCTGCAATCGAAGTAATTCGATTTTTCCGGTCACTAGATATTCAACGCCTTCTTCAGGGGAAGAATTGAACGGCTCGAGGATAATTGTTGCGACGAATGAAGTTTCTTCTGAATCGGAAGCGGCAGACAGTCCTGAGTTTAACGTTGATGAGGGCTTCTCTCGTAGAACTTTCCAGCTGGCGCATCAAGGATCTCAA GATGCTGAAGCCTTGAAAAATTACCTGAGAGATACTTTGGAAGTGAGCCAGAAAGCGAAAGCAGAAGGCCGAAGGGAGACCGGAAAATGCAAGAAAGCAGAAGCGGCTGCCATTAATGCTAATCACAGA TTTACAGCCCTTGAACCTGTTTCAGAAAACAGAGTGGAAGTGAAAGAAGAGGAAAATGTACACTTTCAAGACTCTGCTGTTCATTCGGGGCCGCGGATCGAACCCCTGACCTCCGTTTTGTCCTCCTCGTCAAATAATCTTGAATTTAGCGAATACTCTTTCGACGATCTCAAAGCCGCGACATGTAATTTCTCTGAGCATTTTAAACTCGGAGAAGGAGCCTCTGCTACCGTTTACAAAGGTGAAATAAGACAAACAACTGTTGCAGTCAAAATTCTCAAGAAACGCAGTTTAAATAGCCAGCGAGAGTTCCACCGGGag ATCGATATTTTAAGAGACATACGGCATCCTCACTTGGTGAGGGCTGTGGGAGCCTGTTTCGAGCGAGGCTGTGTAATCTATGAGTATATGTCCAACGGAAGCCTGGCAGATCATCTAAGCTGCAAAAATACGGCTCCGCCACTCCCCTGGCACGCCAGAGTTCGCATCGCCGCCGAAGTCTTCTCTGCATTACAATATCTGCACAGTTTAAAGCCACATCCAGTCATCCATGGCGATCTTAAGCCCGAAAATATACTGCTTGACGAAAATTTTGTAAGCAAAATAAGCGACTTTGGCCTAGCTTGTCCTCTGCCACACGATTTACCCTCACAGTTGGAGCCAAAAGGCAGATTTTCCTACAGGGATCCTGAATACCAGACAAGCGCCGAATACTGTACCAAATCCGACGTTTACAGCCTGGGAATCGTCATTCTTCGGCTTCTGACAGGGAAACGGGCGCTCGGACTCAGAGAGGATGTGGAATGTGCGCTTCAAGGTGGAAAACTGGGGCTGGTTTTGGATCCTTCAGCCGGTGATTGGCCATTTCTGCAGGCTACTCAACTGGCTTATCTTGCCTTACAATGCACGGATCCGGTCAGAAAGAAGCGGCCCGACCTTCAACCGACTGTGATGAAAATTCTTGATCGGCTTCGAGAAGTGGCCGTCCCTGCGCCGAACCCTACCAAGCCCGTCGAACATGATCAAAT GAGATCATTGAGGATCCTATCGGTGCCGCAAACGCCATTACATTCGAAAGGGAGGCGATACAAGGGTAGTCCGATTGCGGAAAAGACATATCATCTATGGCAAATAACTTAG